One genomic window of Rhizomicrobium sp. includes the following:
- a CDS encoding acyl-CoA dehydrogenase, with product MSAAEEKSEKPSAKLDRNAFDWADPLLIEQELSGEERMVRDSAREYCQDRLASRVKLAFRHETFDRAIMTEMGALGLLGSTLPEEYGCAGLNYVCYGLVAREVERVDSGYRSAMSVQSSLVMHPIHAYGTEETRRKFLPKLASGEFVGCFGLTEPDHGSDPGGMKTRAVKEAGGYRLNGAKMWITNAPIADVAVVWAKLDDVIRGFVVERGMKGFSTPKIEGKFSLRASVTGEIVLEDVLVPEANLLPNAKGLGGPFGCLNRARYGIAWGAMGAAEACWHAARQYTLDRKQFGRPLAATQLVQKKLADMQTEITLGLLGALRLGRLIDSGDAAAPAISLMKRNNCGKALAIAREARDMHGGNGVSDEYPVIRHVLNLEAVNTYEGTHDVHALILGRAQTGIQAFS from the coding sequence ATGAGCGCGGCCGAAGAGAAATCCGAGAAACCTTCCGCGAAGCTGGACCGCAATGCCTTCGACTGGGCCGATCCGCTGCTGATCGAGCAGGAATTGTCGGGCGAGGAGCGCATGGTGCGCGACAGCGCGCGCGAATACTGCCAGGACAGGCTCGCGAGCCGCGTGAAGCTGGCCTTCCGCCACGAGACCTTCGACCGCGCCATCATGACCGAGATGGGAGCGCTCGGCCTTCTGGGAAGCACGCTGCCGGAAGAGTATGGCTGCGCCGGGCTGAATTATGTCTGCTACGGCCTCGTCGCGCGCGAGGTCGAGCGGGTCGACTCGGGCTACCGCTCGGCGATGAGCGTGCAGTCTTCGCTGGTCATGCATCCGATCCATGCCTATGGCACCGAAGAGACGCGGCGCAAATTCCTGCCCAAGCTCGCGAGCGGCGAATTCGTCGGCTGCTTCGGCCTGACCGAGCCCGATCACGGCTCCGATCCCGGCGGCATGAAGACCCGCGCGGTCAAGGAAGCCGGCGGCTACCGCCTCAACGGCGCCAAGATGTGGATCACCAATGCGCCGATCGCCGATGTCGCGGTGGTTTGGGCCAAGCTCGACGACGTCATCCGTGGCTTCGTGGTCGAGCGCGGCATGAAGGGATTCTCGACGCCCAAGATCGAAGGCAAGTTCTCGCTGCGCGCCAGCGTCACCGGCGAGATCGTGCTGGAGGACGTGCTGGTGCCCGAGGCCAATCTGCTGCCGAACGCCAAGGGCCTGGGCGGGCCGTTCGGCTGCCTCAACCGGGCGCGTTACGGCATCGCCTGGGGCGCGATGGGCGCGGCGGAAGCCTGCTGGCACGCGGCGCGGCAATACACGCTGGACCGCAAGCAGTTCGGCCGCCCGCTGGCCGCGACCCAGCTCGTGCAGAAGAAACTCGCCGACATGCAGACCGAGATCACGCTGGGCCTTCTAGGCGCGCTGCGCCTGGGCCGGCTGATCGACAGCGGCGACGCGGCGGCGCCGGCAATCTCGCTGATGAAGCGCAACAATTGCGGCAAGGCGCTCGCCATCGCGCGCGAGGCCCGCGACATGCACGGCGGCAACGGCGTGTCGGACGAATATCCGGTTATCCGCCACGTGCTGAACCTGGAAGCCGTGAACACCTATGAAGGCACCCACGACGTCCACGCCCTGATCCTGGGACGGGCGCAAACCGGGATTCAGGCGTTCAGTTGA
- a CDS encoding CoA transferase — translation MKLDGIRVLDLSQFLPGPHLTMTMADHGADVIMVEPRNGVGEPVRAMGTRAPDGTTVWFRNIARGKRSVVLDLKDGADRAAFLDLAAGADVIVEAFRPGVVKRLGIGYDAVAARNPRIVYCSISAFGQDGPWTQKPSHDLGVQALAGTLGLSRGLADGKPNMPNLVAADMASSLTALSAILMALLAREKTGRGDYIDIAMYDALLAWTPNVTGAVLGEGRAPQPLAMRNYGGQAMNRIYETKDGGFIALAGSEAKFCENLLRALGRLDFLDLAKGEPGPSQKPLTDFFTALFVTRTRAEWEAFLEPIDLCWAPVRTLKDAFEDANARARALLLRDAAGNPHIGPAIKFAGEPVEPNLAVPDYAPEARPAWRNRS, via the coding sequence ATGAAGCTCGACGGCATCCGCGTCCTCGATTTGTCGCAGTTCCTGCCCGGGCCGCACCTGACCATGACCATGGCCGACCACGGCGCCGACGTCATCATGGTCGAGCCCAGGAACGGCGTCGGCGAGCCGGTGCGGGCAATGGGCACGCGCGCCCCCGACGGCACAACGGTATGGTTCCGCAACATCGCGCGCGGCAAGCGTTCCGTCGTGCTCGACCTCAAGGACGGGGCCGATCGCGCGGCGTTCCTCGATCTGGCCGCCGGCGCCGATGTGATCGTCGAAGCCTTCCGTCCCGGCGTCGTGAAGCGGCTCGGCATCGGCTATGACGCGGTCGCGGCGCGCAATCCGCGCATCGTCTATTGCTCGATCAGCGCCTTCGGGCAGGACGGCCCGTGGACCCAGAAGCCGTCGCACGATCTGGGCGTCCAGGCGCTGGCCGGCACGCTGGGTCTGTCGCGCGGGCTCGCTGACGGCAAGCCCAACATGCCGAACCTGGTCGCCGCCGACATGGCCTCGTCGCTGACCGCGCTGTCGGCGATCCTGATGGCGCTGCTGGCGCGCGAGAAGACGGGCCGGGGCGATTATATCGACATCGCGATGTACGACGCGCTGCTCGCCTGGACGCCGAACGTCACCGGCGCCGTGCTGGGCGAGGGCCGGGCGCCGCAGCCGCTCGCGATGCGCAATTACGGCGGCCAGGCGATGAACCGCATCTACGAGACGAAGGACGGCGGCTTCATCGCGCTCGCCGGCTCGGAGGCGAAGTTCTGCGAGAACCTGCTGCGCGCCCTTGGCCGCCTCGATTTCCTCGACCTCGCGAAGGGCGAGCCGGGGCCATCGCAAAAGCCGTTGACCGATTTCTTCACCGCGCTCTTCGTGACCAGGACACGCGCCGAATGGGAGGCGTTCCTGGAGCCCATCGATCTGTGCTGGGCGCCGGTGCGCACGCTGAAGGACGCGTTCGAAGACGCGAACGCGCGGGCGCGGGCGCTGCTGCTGCGCGACGCCGCCGGCAACCCGCATATCGGCCCCGCGATAAAGTTCGCCGGCGAGCCGGTGGAGCCGAACCTGGCGGTGCCGGACTACGCGCCGGAAGCGCGCCCCGCCTGGCGCAATCGGAGCTAG
- a CDS encoding SDR family oxidoreductase → MYNLMLKDGILKGKRILVTGGGTGLGEVMTEAYAQLGATVYICGRRKPVLDETAKKISDDTGATVKGIACDIRVAEAVDDMIAQIWADGGALTGLVNNAAGNFISRTKDLSPRGFNAIADIVFRGSFYVTLACGKRWIEEEKKASVISILTTWIWNGGPFTVPSAMSKAGLNVMTKSLAQEWGPNGIRLNAIAPGPFPTKGAWERLNPAASGNTEASARQTAGIARNGEMVELANLASFLMADGCEYLTGQTIAIDGAMHLASGGNFARLAALGDAEWEAIRGQIRSANDKDKAQRSV, encoded by the coding sequence ATGTACAACTTGATGCTCAAGGACGGGATTTTAAAGGGCAAGCGCATCCTGGTGACGGGCGGCGGCACCGGGCTCGGCGAGGTCATGACCGAGGCCTATGCCCAGCTCGGCGCGACCGTTTATATTTGCGGCCGGCGCAAGCCGGTCTTGGACGAGACCGCCAAAAAGATCAGCGACGACACCGGCGCCACCGTGAAGGGCATCGCCTGCGACATCCGCGTCGCCGAAGCGGTCGACGACATGATCGCGCAGATCTGGGCCGATGGCGGGGCGCTGACCGGCCTCGTCAACAACGCGGCGGGCAATTTCATCTCGCGCACCAAGGACCTGTCGCCGCGCGGCTTCAATGCCATCGCCGACATCGTGTTCCGCGGCTCGTTCTACGTCACGCTGGCCTGCGGCAAGCGCTGGATCGAGGAGGAGAAGAAGGCGAGCGTGATCTCGATCCTCACGACCTGGATCTGGAACGGCGGGCCGTTCACCGTGCCGAGCGCGATGAGCAAGGCCGGCCTCAACGTCATGACCAAGTCGCTGGCGCAGGAATGGGGACCGAACGGCATCCGCCTCAACGCCATCGCGCCGGGCCCGTTCCCGACCAAGGGCGCGTGGGAGCGGCTGAACCCGGCGGCGAGCGGCAACACCGAAGCCTCGGCGCGGCAGACCGCCGGCATCGCGCGCAACGGCGAGATGGTGGAACTCGCCAACCTGGCTTCGTTCCTGATGGCCGATGGCTGCGAATATCTCACCGGCCAGACCATCGCGATCGACGGCGCCATGCATCTGGCGAGCGGCGGGAACTTCGCGCGGCTGGCGGCGCTGGGCGACGCGGAATGGGAGGCGATCCGCGGCCAGATCCGCTCGGCCAACGACAAGGACAAGGCGCAGCGCAGCGTGTGA
- a CDS encoding ligase-associated DNA damage response DEXH box helicase has protein sequence MAAPLRLAALGTSPATAGEEKCVALPAAFSAWFASRGWSIRPHQSALIEHASRGESVLLVAPTGGGKTLAGFLPSLIDLAKLPARRSARLHTLYISPLKALAVDVARNLEAPVAEMGLPIRVETRTGDTSVSKRQRQRHRPPDILLTTPEQLALLLSNPGAGLMFADLKAVVLDELHAMHNSKRGDLLALGLARLRTLAPGHRRVGLSATVADPAPLQRYLMPQPAQGEARSELVLGRPGAKPQISISASDSYVPWAGHLARHAMADVMAAIKSAKTALVFVNTRSQAERTFQELWRINADNLAIALHHGSLAPQQRRKVEAAMTRGDLRAVVCTSTLDLGIDWGAVDKVICIGAPKGAARLVQRIGRANHRLDEPSQALLVPANRFEVLECNAARDAVLAGELDGERLKRGGLDVLAQHVLGMACSKPFDAAALYAEVRSASPYAHLTREDFDKVVDFVATGGYALKRYDRYARLRQTPERLWRLSHPRLAQQYRMNAGVIVDEPMVDIRLQARGKPTGAGGRVLGQLEEYFIEQLVPSDTFIFSGHVLRFEGMREDGAYVSRTQEAEAQIPSYNGGKFPLSTFLAQRVREMVSRPETWANLPDPVGEWLRMQAFRSVIPQPGQLLVETFPRGSKEYLVCYPFEGRLAHQTLGMLLTRRLERLRLRPLGFVANEYALAIWALRDMGGADMDALFAEDMLGDDLDAWLAESSLYKRTFRNCAIISGLIERRHPRGEKTGRQVTFSSDLIYDVLREHEPDHVLLRATYEDAGSGLLDIARLADMLRRIRGRIVTRRLERVSPLAVPALLEISKEMVAGEAHEDILHEAEERLIEDAMRI, from the coding sequence TTGGCGGCCCCCCTCCGCCTCGCTGCGCTCGGCACCTCCCCCGCAACAGCGGGGGAGGAAAAGTGCGTCGCGCTCCCCGCCGCCTTCTCCGCCTGGTTCGCCTCCCGCGGCTGGTCGATCCGCCCGCACCAATCCGCCCTGATCGAACACGCGTCGCGCGGCGAATCCGTGCTGCTGGTGGCGCCGACCGGCGGCGGCAAGACGCTGGCCGGCTTCCTGCCCAGCCTGATCGATCTGGCGAAACTGCCGGCGCGGCGCAGCGCCCGCCTGCACACGCTCTATATCTCGCCGCTGAAGGCGCTCGCCGTCGACGTGGCGCGCAACCTCGAAGCGCCGGTCGCCGAGATGGGTCTTCCCATCCGGGTCGAGACCCGCACCGGCGATACCTCGGTTTCGAAACGCCAGCGCCAGCGCCACCGCCCGCCCGACATCCTGCTCACCACGCCGGAGCAGCTCGCGCTGCTGCTGTCCAATCCCGGCGCCGGCCTGATGTTCGCGGACCTCAAGGCCGTGGTGCTCGACGAGCTGCACGCCATGCACAATTCCAAGCGCGGCGATCTTCTGGCGCTCGGTCTCGCGCGGCTGCGCACGCTGGCGCCGGGCCATCGCCGCGTCGGCCTTTCGGCGACGGTCGCGGACCCCGCGCCCTTGCAGCGCTATCTGATGCCGCAGCCCGCCCAGGGCGAAGCGCGTTCGGAGCTGGTCCTCGGCCGCCCCGGCGCCAAGCCGCAAATTTCAATCAGCGCATCCGATTCCTACGTCCCCTGGGCCGGGCATCTGGCGCGCCATGCGATGGCCGACGTAATGGCGGCGATCAAGTCGGCGAAGACCGCGCTCGTCTTCGTCAACACCCGCAGCCAGGCGGAACGCACCTTCCAGGAATTGTGGCGCATCAACGCCGACAACCTCGCCATCGCGCTGCATCACGGCAGCCTCGCGCCGCAGCAGCGCCGCAAGGTCGAGGCCGCGATGACGCGCGGCGACCTGCGCGCCGTGGTCTGCACCTCGACGCTGGATCTCGGCATCGACTGGGGCGCGGTGGACAAGGTGATCTGCATCGGCGCGCCCAAGGGCGCCGCGCGGCTGGTGCAGCGCATCGGCCGCGCCAATCACCGGCTCGACGAGCCGAGCCAGGCGCTGCTCGTGCCCGCCAACCGTTTCGAAGTCCTCGAATGCAACGCCGCGCGCGACGCGGTGCTGGCCGGCGAGCTCGACGGCGAGCGGCTCAAGCGCGGCGGCCTCGATGTTCTCGCGCAGCATGTCCTCGGCATGGCGTGCTCCAAGCCGTTCGACGCCGCGGCGCTCTACGCCGAAGTGCGGTCGGCCTCGCCCTACGCGCATCTGACGCGCGAGGATTTCGACAAAGTGGTCGATTTCGTCGCCACCGGCGGCTATGCGCTGAAGCGCTACGACCGTTACGCCCGGCTGCGCCAGACGCCCGAACGGCTGTGGCGCCTCTCGCATCCGCGTCTCGCGCAGCAATACCGCATGAATGCCGGCGTCATCGTCGACGAGCCGATGGTCGACATCCGCCTCCAGGCGCGCGGCAAGCCGACAGGCGCGGGCGGCCGCGTGCTCGGCCAGCTCGAGGAATATTTCATCGAGCAGCTCGTGCCCAGCGACACCTTCATCTTCTCCGGTCATGTCCTGCGCTTTGAGGGCATGCGCGAGGACGGCGCCTATGTCAGCCGCACCCAGGAAGCCGAGGCGCAGATCCCGTCCTATAACGGCGGCAAGTTTCCGCTCTCCACGTTTCTCGCCCAACGCGTGCGCGAGATGGTGTCGCGTCCCGAAACCTGGGCGAACCTGCCCGATCCGGTCGGCGAGTGGCTGCGCATGCAGGCGTTCCGCTCGGTGATCCCGCAGCCCGGCCAGCTCCTGGTCGAAACCTTCCCGCGCGGTTCGAAAGAGTACCTCGTCTGCTATCCCTTCGAGGGCCGTCTGGCGCATCAGACGCTCGGCATGCTCTTGACGCGCCGTCTCGAACGGTTGCGCCTGCGCCCGCTGGGTTTCGTCGCCAACGAATATGCGCTGGCGATCTGGGCCCTGCGCGACATGGGCGGCGCCGACATGGACGCGCTGTTCGCCGAAGACATGCTGGGCGACGATCTCGATGCCTGGCTTGCCGAGTCGAGCCTCTACAAGCGCACCTTCCGCAACTGCGCGATCATCTCGGGCCTGATCGAGCGGCGCCATCCGCGCGGCGAGAAGACGGGCCGGCAAGTCACCTTTTCCTCCGACCTGATCTACGACGTGCTGCGCGAGCACGAGCCCGATCATGTGCTGCTGCGTGCGACATATGAGGACGCCGGTTCGGGCCTGCTCGACATCGCGCGGCTGGCCGATATGCTGCGGCGCATCCGGGGCCGCATTGTCACGCGCCGTCTCGAACGCGTATCGCCTTTGGCCGTGCCCGCGCTGCTGGAGATCAGCAAGGAGATGGTGGCCGGCGAAGCGCACGAGGACATCCTGCACGAAGCGGAAGAACGCCTGATCGAGGATGCGATGCGGATTTAA
- the pdeM gene encoding ligase-associated DNA damage response endonuclease PdeM, which translates to MEHMSGDLYTDINGEHLVLDCAGAAWWPAERTLVFSDIHFEKGSSFARRGAFLPPYDTRTTLKRMAALIARYEPARVIALGDSFHDREAADRLDGHERAMLAAFVGGRDWIWIEGNHDPEPPAWLGGTITEEVAIGGLVFRHEPSAQPQPGEIAGHLHPCATVTLRGRSLRRRCFAADGTRLVMPAFGAYAGGLDVRDAAIATLFEGAFAAYMLGGRRVYAVAARGRPRIALRAS; encoded by the coding sequence ATGGAACACATGTCCGGCGACCTCTACACCGACATAAACGGCGAGCACCTCGTGCTCGACTGCGCCGGCGCGGCCTGGTGGCCGGCGGAGCGCACGCTGGTCTTCTCCGACATCCATTTCGAGAAAGGCTCGTCCTTCGCGCGGCGCGGCGCGTTCCTGCCGCCCTACGACACGCGCACGACGCTGAAGCGCATGGCGGCGTTGATCGCGCGCTATGAACCCGCGCGTGTGATCGCGCTGGGCGATTCCTTCCACGACCGCGAGGCGGCCGACCGTCTCGACGGGCACGAACGCGCGATGCTCGCCGCCTTCGTCGGCGGCCGCGACTGGATCTGGATCGAAGGCAACCACGATCCCGAGCCGCCCGCCTGGCTCGGCGGCACGATCACCGAAGAGGTCGCCATTGGCGGCCTCGTCTTCCGCCACGAGCCGTCGGCGCAGCCGCAGCCGGGCGAGATCGCCGGCCATTTGCATCCCTGCGCCACCGTCACGCTGCGCGGCAGGAGCCTGCGCCGCCGCTGTTTCGCGGCCGACGGCACGCGGCTCGTCATGCCGGCCTTCGGCGCCTATGCCGGCGGGCTCGATGTGCGCGACGCGGCGATCGCGACGCTGTTCGAAGGCGCCTTCGCGGCCTACATGCTGGGCGGACGGCGAGTGTACGCCGTGGCGGCGCGGGGCAGGCCGAGGATCGCGCTTCGCGCATCATAA
- a CDS encoding TIGR02186 family protein, whose amino-acid sequence MRGWAFAAILLAATPAAATEDLVSGLSQDTVEITSNYTGTDIVVFGAIEHPEDTGVNDVVVVVRGPGADMTVREKQWVAGIWINRDQAKLLTMPSYYFIASTRPVDRIAPAFTLERYAIGLANVVPARIVSHHDPEPFRQALIRHRQADGLYGEEPGGVIFNSPTLFRARVPIPATVSRGLYNVEVYLFRDGTVISAQSTPLFIDQTGLERRLFNFAHDEPFSYGVVTVVMASLLGWLSSVLFRRNE is encoded by the coding sequence ATGAGAGGCTGGGCGTTCGCCGCGATCCTTCTCGCCGCGACGCCCGCGGCGGCGACCGAGGATCTGGTCTCGGGCCTGTCGCAGGACACCGTCGAAATCACTTCGAACTACACTGGCACCGACATCGTGGTGTTCGGCGCGATCGAGCATCCGGAGGACACCGGCGTCAACGACGTGGTGGTGGTGGTGCGCGGCCCCGGTGCCGACATGACGGTGCGCGAGAAGCAATGGGTGGCCGGCATCTGGATCAACCGCGACCAGGCCAAGCTGCTCACCATGCCGAGCTATTACTTCATCGCCAGCACGCGGCCGGTGGACCGGATCGCGCCCGCCTTCACGCTGGAGCGCTATGCCATCGGGCTGGCGAACGTCGTGCCGGCGCGGATCGTCAGCCATCACGATCCCGAGCCGTTCCGCCAGGCGCTGATCCGCCACCGCCAGGCGGACGGGCTCTATGGCGAGGAGCCGGGCGGCGTGATCTTCAACAGCCCGACGCTGTTTCGCGCCCGCGTGCCGATCCCGGCGACGGTGTCGCGCGGGCTTTACAATGTGGAGGTCTATCTGTTCCGCGACGGCACGGTGATCAGCGCGCAGTCGACGCCGCTGTTCATCGACCAGACGGGATTGGAGCGGCGGTTGTTCAACTTCGCCCATGACGAGCCGTTTTCCTACGGCGTGGTGACGGTGGTGATGGCGAGTTTGCTGGGGTGGTTGAGTTCGGTGCTGTTCAGACGGAACGAATGA
- a CDS encoding sulfite exporter TauE/SafE family protein — MEIYLPIAEMSVHWLIILGMGGAIGFLSGLFGVGGGFLLTPLLIFYGVPAEIAVATTSSHITASSISGALAQWRRRAVDLKMGAVMAAGGLVGTTFGVWLFTLMRRYGQMDLLVSASYVILLGTVGGLMLNESLAALRAARGGAPPARRAPHLWMHGLPFKTRFRESRLYISVIPPVVIGFFVGVLSAIMGVGGGFVIVPAMIYLLRMPTNVVMGTSLFQIIIVTAATTILQATTNYSVDIVLGLFLILGGVIGAQFGVRAGERLRGEQLRLLLALLVLAVALRLFVGLVVKPDDLFSVTVGTP, encoded by the coding sequence ATGGAAATCTATCTCCCCATCGCCGAGATGTCGGTCCATTGGCTGATCATCCTGGGCATGGGCGGGGCGATCGGTTTTCTCTCCGGCCTGTTCGGCGTCGGCGGCGGCTTCCTGCTGACGCCGCTGCTCATCTTCTACGGCGTGCCGGCCGAGATCGCGGTGGCGACGACGTCGAGCCACATCACCGCCTCTTCCATCTCGGGCGCGCTGGCGCAGTGGCGGCGCCGCGCCGTCGACCTCAAGATGGGCGCGGTGATGGCAGCGGGCGGCCTCGTCGGCACGACGTTCGGCGTGTGGCTGTTCACGCTGATGCGCCGCTACGGCCAGATGGACCTCCTGGTCTCTGCGAGCTACGTGATCCTGCTGGGCACCGTCGGCGGGCTGATGCTGAACGAGAGCCTGGCGGCGCTGCGCGCCGCGCGCGGCGGGGCGCCGCCGGCGCGGCGGGCGCCGCATCTGTGGATGCACGGCCTGCCCTTCAAGACACGCTTTCGCGAGTCGCGGCTCTATATCAGCGTCATCCCGCCGGTCGTGATCGGATTCTTCGTCGGCGTGCTGTCGGCGATCATGGGCGTGGGCGGCGGCTTCGTCATCGTGCCGGCGATGATCTATTTGTTGCGCATGCCGACCAATGTCGTGATGGGCACCTCGCTGTTCCAGATCATCATCGTGACGGCGGCGACCACCATCCTGCAGGCCACCACCAACTATTCCGTCGACATCGTGCTCGGCCTGTTCCTGATTCTGGGCGGGGTGATCGGGGCGCAGTTCGGCGTGCGCGCCGGCGAGCGGCTGCGCGGCGAGCAGCTTCGGCTGCTTCTGGCGCTGCTGGTGCTGGCGGTGGCCCTACGGCTTTTCGTCGGCCTCGTCGTCAAGCCGGACGATCTGTTCTCCGTCACGGTCGGCACGCCATGA
- a CDS encoding TetR family transcriptional regulator, whose amino-acid sequence MTRAAIAEQRTLRRAQAHAATRGAILDAARRVAARDGEVSLRGVAAEAGFAPAALYGYFSGKDDLLLALAAEELTQLARAMREASAHAAGEGRLAAAANAALSNLSGTDALAAALSALPAEPGAREAERLFNGRLIAVLKVLSEASGKPAASRADQCDVVLLAAAVGGLALLARSGRLDALGFTRDEILARLEAHFAA is encoded by the coding sequence ATGACGAGAGCGGCCATCGCCGAACAACGGACGCTGCGGCGGGCGCAGGCGCATGCCGCGACGCGGGGCGCCATCCTGGACGCGGCGCGGCGCGTGGCGGCGCGCGACGGCGAGGTCTCGCTGCGCGGCGTCGCGGCGGAGGCGGGTTTCGCGCCGGCCGCGCTCTACGGCTATTTCTCCGGCAAGGACGATCTGCTGCTGGCGCTGGCGGCGGAAGAGCTGACACAACTGGCGCGGGCCATGCGCGAGGCGTCGGCCCATGCGGCCGGAGAGGGACGGCTGGCCGCCGCGGCGAACGCGGCGCTGTCGAATCTGAGCGGGACCGACGCGCTCGCCGCCGCGCTCTCGGCCCTGCCGGCCGAACCCGGCGCGCGCGAGGCGGAGCGGCTGTTCAACGGGCGGCTGATCGCGGTGCTGAAAGTATTGTCCGAGGCTTCGGGCAAGCCGGCCGCGAGCCGCGCGGATCAATGCGATGTGGTCCTGCTGGCCGCGGCGGTCGGGGGCCTCGCGCTGCTCGCGCGCTCGGGACGGCTGGACGCGCTGGGCTTCACGCGCGACGAAATCCTGGCGCGCCTGGAGGCGCATTTCGCGGCGTAG
- a CDS encoding methyltransferase domain-containing protein, translated as MRPDGDPLEHAGDLIQGGRAAEAARFLRERIASGRGGVLARTLLVEAELASGDIAAALDVAREAAALNPNVPQALVALGDALMAAGHLPAAIAEFHRALRLDPASVAARLKLGLAWLEAGEADKALEQFGALDAAEVSDLAAHIARAEAVAAQPRSDAGYVRHLFDQFSSDYDARMRGQLGYQAPEILRALADLVMPGARDLDILDLGCGTGLAGVAFAGLAAAIDGIDLSPAMIAKARARKLYRALIVGDIETAPGSDAYDLVVAADTLVYLGDLGAVFRTAALCLKPGGFFLFTVERTERDGFELGPKRRWRHCETYLRETAAESGFDVAGLVAASPRSEANVPVEGLAVALTKPS; from the coding sequence TTGCGGCCTGACGGCGATCCGCTCGAACACGCGGGCGACCTGATCCAGGGCGGGCGGGCCGCCGAGGCCGCCCGCTTCCTGCGCGAGCGCATCGCGTCCGGGCGCGGCGGCGTCCTGGCGCGCACGCTGCTGGTCGAGGCCGAGCTGGCGAGCGGCGACATAGCGGCCGCGCTGGACGTGGCGCGCGAGGCGGCGGCGCTCAATCCCAATGTGCCGCAGGCGCTTGTCGCGCTCGGCGACGCGCTGATGGCGGCGGGGCATCTGCCCGCCGCGATCGCGGAATTCCACCGCGCGCTGCGCCTCGATCCCGCATCGGTGGCGGCACGGCTCAAGCTCGGCCTGGCCTGGCTCGAAGCCGGCGAGGCGGACAAGGCGCTGGAGCAGTTCGGCGCGCTCGATGCGGCGGAGGTTTCCGATCTCGCCGCGCATATCGCTCGCGCCGAGGCGGTCGCCGCGCAGCCGCGTTCGGACGCCGGCTATGTGCGCCACCTGTTCGACCAGTTCTCGTCCGACTACGACGCGCGGATGCGCGGGCAGCTCGGCTATCAGGCGCCGGAGATCCTGCGGGCGTTGGCCGACCTCGTGATGCCCGGCGCGCGCGATCTCGACATCCTCGATCTGGGCTGCGGCACCGGCCTCGCCGGCGTAGCCTTCGCCGGCCTCGCGGCGGCGATCGACGGCATCGACCTCAGCCCGGCGATGATCGCCAAGGCGCGCGCGCGCAAGCTGTACCGCGCGCTCATCGTCGGCGACATCGAGACGGCGCCGGGAAGCGACGCCTACGATCTCGTGGTGGCCGCCGACACGCTGGTCTATCTCGGCGATCTCGGCGCGGTATTCCGAACCGCGGCGCTGTGCCTGAAGCCGGGCGGCTTTTTCCTGTTCACGGTCGAGCGTACGGAAAGAGACGGATTCGAGCTCGGCCCCAAGCGGCGCTGGCGCCATTGCGAAACATACTTAAGAGAAACCGCCGCGGAATCGGGCTTCGACGTGGCCGGGCTTGTGGCGGCTTCGCCACGCTCCGAAGCAAACGTGCCGGTGGAGGGCCTGGCGGTCGCGCTGACCAAGCCTAGCTAG
- a CDS encoding MaoC/PaaZ C-terminal domain-containing protein, with amino-acid sequence MPIDYDEMMQSKSVGLEASYGDREVMLYALGVGFQRDPMNEAELPFSFENDLQVVPTFATVIPRGRPGPGGSEGTMLSGVNYLMVVHGEQRLAIHKPLPPAADVVSNERILGVYDKGKDKGAIILVERVISEKASGDRLATLVATIFARGDGGFGGPKDGAPEPHPLPTRAPDLVHACDTRPDQAFLYALSGDRNPLHRDPKFAKMAGFPRPILHGLCSYGTACRAVVSTLAKYDPKKIISFDVRFSAPVFPGETIVTEMWVDGATVSFRSKLKERDVVVLNNGKCTLAA; translated from the coding sequence ATGCCGATCGACTATGACGAGATGATGCAATCCAAATCGGTGGGGCTCGAGGCGAGCTATGGCGACCGCGAGGTGATGCTCTATGCGCTGGGCGTCGGCTTTCAGCGCGACCCGATGAACGAGGCGGAACTGCCCTTCAGCTTCGAGAACGACCTGCAGGTCGTGCCGACCTTCGCCACCGTCATCCCGCGCGGCCGCCCCGGCCCCGGCGGCAGCGAGGGCACGATGCTGTCGGGCGTCAACTACCTGATGGTGGTCCATGGCGAGCAGCGCCTGGCGATCCACAAGCCGCTGCCGCCCGCCGCCGACGTGGTCAGCAACGAGCGCATCCTGGGCGTCTACGACAAGGGCAAGGACAAGGGCGCCATCATCCTGGTCGAGCGCGTGATCAGCGAAAAGGCGAGCGGCGACAGACTGGCGACGCTGGTCGCCACCATCTTCGCGCGCGGCGATGGCGGGTTCGGCGGACCGAAGGACGGCGCGCCCGAGCCGCACCCGCTTCCGACGCGGGCGCCCGATCTGGTGCACGCCTGCGACACGCGGCCGGACCAGGCGTTCCTCTATGCGCTGTCGGGCGATCGCAATCCGCTGCACCGCGACCCGAAATTCGCCAAGATGGCGGGCTTCCCGCGCCCGATTCTGCACGGGCTGTGCTCCTATGGCACGGCGTGCCGCGCGGTGGTCTCGACGCTGGCGAAATACGATCCCAAGAAGATCATCAGCTTCGACGTGCGGTTCTCCGCGCCGGTGTTCCCCGGCGAGACCATCGTCACCGAGATGTGGGTCGACGGCGCCACGGTCTCCTTCCGCTCCAAGCTGAAGGAGCGCGACGTGGTGGTGCTCAACAACGGCAAATGCACGCTTGCGGCCTGA